One stretch of Vitis riparia cultivar Riparia Gloire de Montpellier isolate 1030 unplaced genomic scaffold, EGFV_Vit.rip_1.0 scaffold583_pilon_pilon, whole genome shotgun sequence DNA includes these proteins:
- the LOC117910081 gene encoding UPF0481 protein At3g47200-like: MAGNEVVLEMEKRKVVADQFGKPADGSDHMRALADLKSKFRRLENEEESESPLSSSVKPQCPMVPKRLRPDVKGAEDYYYAPKLISLGPYHHGKPHLKDGETLKLKLAEAYIQECEPTVDEIYRTISDSISELRGCYDAESTKKYKDDELTIMMLVDGCALLCYILCVCLGYGHEDFNIRYQDISLLHQDALLLENQLPYQLLLELMKMVDPESANDFWTAMFQEFFGISDESIFQEFIGMKKKESFLQKMKNYCPRLFLPINQIIDPKSKPQSPNNESKPCHHLLDLFRRNFLGDERSGSPTHPENENLEGPSSADTEIGRRLGRASVRDVKEVMASFRNVKELMDAGIRIKRSPTRHLRDISFRSNGITACLRIPPITIDNSTKAMFLNLIAYEMSSDVDHDFISYLRFLDSLIDHADDVKELQSIGILQNNLGTHDEVAQFFNTVSANLESNFHAYKDVRVKIRKHLQSHYNSKLTMWMTQCLDTYFGSPWTIIAWVGAALALFLTFVQTYFSVFPH; encoded by the coding sequence ATGGCCGGGAACGAGGTGGTCCTTGAAATGGAGAAGCGGAAAGTAGTCGCTGATCAGTTTGGAAAACCTGCGGATGGCAGTGATCATATGAGAGCCTTGGCTGacttaaaatccaaatttcgTCGACTAGAAAATGAAGAGGAATCTGAATCTCCATTATCATCAAGTGTAAAGCCACAATGTCCCATGGTTCCAAAGAGGTTGCGACCAGATGTCAAGGGTGCTGAAGACTACTACTATGCGCCAAAACTCATTTCTTTGGGTCCTTACCACCATGGCAAGCCCCACCTCAAGGATGGAGAAACGCTCAAGCTTAAATTGGCAGAAGCCTACATCCAAGAATGTGAGCCAACAGTGGATGAAATTTACCGCACAATTAGTGATAGCATTAGTGAGCTGAGGGGCTGTTATGATGCGGAGTCCACAAAGAAATATAAGGATGACGAATTAACCATCATGATGCTGGTGGACGGGTGTGCTTTACTCTGTTACATTTTATGCGTTTGCTTAGGTTATGGCCATGAAGATTTCAATATCAGATATCAGGATATAAGCCTTCTGCACCAGGATGCGTTGCTGCTGGAAAACCAACTTCCCTATCAATTACTCCTTGAGCTGATGAAGATGGTGGACCCAGAATCGGCCAATGATTTTTGGACGGCCATGTTCCAGGAATTCTTCGGCATCAGCGACGAGTCAATATTTCAGGAATTTATCGGTATGAAGAAGAAGGAGTCATTCCtgcaaaaaatgaagaattattgCCCCCGCCTGTTCCTCCCAATCAACCAAATTATTGACCCCAAATCGAAGCCGCAAAGTCCTAATAACGAGTCAAAGCCTTGTCATCATCTCCTCGATCTCTTCCGAAGAAATTTCCTAGGCGATGAACGTTCCGGCAGCCCAACGCAcccagaaaatgaaaatttggaaggtCCTTCGTCAGCGGATACTGAAATTGGCCGGAGGCTGGGTAGAGCATCAGTTAGAGATGTGAAGGAGGTTATGGCATCATTTAGAAATGTGAAGGAGCTGATGGACGCTGGAATCCGCATCAAGCGCAGTCCTACACGTCACTTGAGGGACATTTCTTTCCGTTCAAATGGGATCACCGCATGCCTGAGAATTCCTCCCATCACCATTGATAACTCAACCAAGGCTATGTTCTTGAACTTGATAGCCTATGAAATGAGCTCAGACGTCGACCATGACTTCATCTCTTACCTTCGCTTCCTTGATTCCCTCATTGATCATGCTGATGACGTTAAGGAGCTGCAGTCCATCGGGATACTCCAAAACAATCTAGGAACCCACGACGAAGTGGCTCAATTTTTCAACACCGTGTCCGCCAACTTGGAATCCAACTTTCATGCTTACAAAGACGTGAGAGTGAAAATTCGGAAGCACCTTCAGAGTCACTATAACAGCAAACTGACAATGTGGATGACACAATGCCTGGACACCTATTTCGGTAGCCCCTGGACAATCATAGCTTGGGTTGGTGCAGCTTTGGCCCTATTCCTTACTTTCGTCCAGACTTACTTCTCAGTCTTCCCTCATTGA
- the LOC117910082 gene encoding UPF0481 protein At3g47200-like, with product MVGNEIVSKMEEQRKVEVDGSDHIRDLADLKSKLSRLEIEVGSESSLPSSVKLQCPMVPNRLRPDVKDAEHSNFAPKLISLGPYHHGEPHLKGGEKIKLKLAKEYVENWGRLDEIYHTINDSIGKLKECYDAKSTKKYEDDQLTIMMLVDGCALVCYILNICLGFGPKYLNLRYQDIRLLNQDALLLENQLPYQLLLELTKGPRAAKFWWTVLLLEFLGIYDESIFEEFIINESFLQKMRNYCRLLFLDSKSKLKSPNNESKPCHHLLDLFRRNFLGDERSSNRTHHLECPSSSDIEIGRRLGGASVTDVNEVIASFRNMKELMDTGIRIKRSPTRHLRDISFHSNGITACLRIPCITIDNSTKVMFLNLIAYEMSSDVDHDFISYLRFLDSLIDHADDIKELQSVGILQNNLGTHEKVALFFNTVSVDLVPNFLAYKDVRVKIQKHLKSHYNSRLKMWMTQN from the coding sequence ATGGTCGGGAACGAGATTGTCTCTAAAATGGAGGAGCAACGAAAAGTAGAGGTGGATGGCAGTGATCATATTAGAGACTTGGCTGACTTAAAATCCAAGCTTAGTCGACTAGAAATTGAAGTGGGATCTGAATCTTCATTACCATCAAGTGTAAAGCTACAATGTCCCATGGTTCCAAATAGGTTGCGACCGGATGTCAAGGATGCTGAACACTCCAACTTTGCGCCAAAACTCATTTCTTTGGGTCCCTACCACCATGGCGAGCCTCACCTGAAGGGTGGAGAAAAGATCAAGCTTAAATTGGCAAAAGAATACGTCGAAAACTGGGGACGTTTGGATGAAATTTACCACACAATTAACGATAGCATTGGTAAGCTGAAGGAATGTTATGATGCGAAGTCCACAAAGAAATATGAGGATGACCAATTAACCATCATGATGCTGGTGGACGGGTGTGCTTTAGTCTGTTACATTTTAAACATTTGTTTGGGTTTTGGCCCTAAATATTTGAATCTCAGATATCAAGATATAAGGCTTCTGAACCAGGATGCGTTGCTGCTGGAGAACCAACTTCCCTATCAATTACTCCTTGAGCTGACGAAGGGACCAAGAGCGGCCAAATTTTGGTGGACGGTCCTGTTGCTAGAATTCTTAGGAATCTACGATGAGTCAATATTTGAGGAATTTATCATCAATGAGTCATTCTTGCAAAAAATGAGGAATTATTGTCGCCTCTTGTTCCTTGACTccaaatcaaagttgaaaagTCCTAATAACGAGTCAAAGCCTTGTCATCATCTCCTCGATCTCTTTCGAAGAAATTTCCTAGGCGATGAACGTTCCAGCAACCGAACGCACCATTTGGAATGTCCTTCGTCATCGGATATTGAAATTGGCCGAAGGCTGGGTGGAGCATCAGTTACAGATGTGAATGAGGTTATAGCATCATTTAGAAATATGAAGGAGCTGATGGACACTGGAATCCGCATCAAGCGCAGTCCTACACGTCACTTGAGAGACATTTCTTTCCATTCAAATGGGATCACCGCATGCCTGAGAATTCCTTGCATCACCATTGATAACTCGACCAAGGTTATGTTCTTGAACTTGATAGCCTATGAAATGAGCTCAGACGTCGACCATGACTTCATCTCTTACCTTCGCTTCCTTGATTCCCTCATTGATCATGCTGATGACATTAAGGAGCTGCAGTCCGTCGGGATACTCCAAAACAATCTAGGCACTCATGAAAAAGTGGCTCTATTTTTCAACACGGTGTCCGTCGACTTGGTACCAAACTTTCTTGCTTACAAAGATGTGAGAGTCAAGATTCAGAAGCACCTTAAAAGTCACTATAACAGCAGACTGAAAATGTGGATGACACAAAATTAG